The following nucleotide sequence is from Bactrocera oleae isolate idBacOlea1 chromosome 2, idBacOlea1, whole genome shotgun sequence.
TTGTGATCAAGGTACTCAAAATCTAAAATTGAGACAACTATTGGGCGCAACGCTAGAACAGccgtatttttttcataatgaaaaaaaaatatattttatgttcgaTTATTGCCATTTAATTAAATGCATACGCAATGCGATAGTAAAACATGACATAAAAACACGTGATGGCATAACAACTTTTGAAgttgttagaaaaatatatgccaTCGACCAAGCGAATGTTAATGTGTACCCCGGGACTTTCGATAAAATGTCTGTCTCAAAAGCTACCCAACTGCTCAGTAATTCGGTCGCGGCAGCAATCGGAATGGcgattaaagaaaatatgttggGCTCCGATGAGCATATTAATAAATGCGCCAAAGCAACTCAactgctttttaaaaaaatgaatgacCTTTTCGATGAATTGGATTGTAAAACACTTTACAATCCAAATCCGTTAAGGCGGCCAATACAGAGAAATTGTATTGCTAAAATTAATCGGTTGAAAGATCACATCGATTTTATTAAAGCCATAATAAagccaaataatataatatcatgcTTCGATTCCACTGTATTAACAATCAATGCAATGATTGCTTTGAGCGGCGATATATTTAatgaacatttaaatatatcatttataCTCTTAGGGAAGATGAACCAGGATGccttagaaaactttttttataaaatacggGCAAACTTGGGATGCAATAATCATCCCTCCGCACATGAAATGCAATATATTGTTGCAAGGCTACTATCTATGCACATATTGCGTCGAAAATTCTCACAAACTGGCAGCAATTGTGAAGAAGACGACGATATTAACCTGGAATGGAATATTGGCCAAGAAGACGACCTGGGAGATAATTTAAAACCAGCTGAGCAACTTGCCGTGGAACAAATAGATATTCCAGATGAGCACTTTGCGAATACTGAGATACAGGTACATCGGTACTATACCGGATATGCCATATACCAGAAGGTCTTGTGTAGATTGAAGTGCCAAAAATGTGTGAGTGTAATGAAGAAGAGTGATAACTCTCTAGAAGACTCATCGGAAGCCCttataagatttaaaaattataaaagtcccGATGATCTAAGGCTGGTCAATCCCGAGgatagaatatttcaaataagccGCCTTCAAATGAGCTATTACAAAGAGCTCTTCTTGAAGAATTCATGCAGAGtgggtataaaaacatttataataaccCAGATTACTGCAAAAACAGAGGAAGAATACCCAGAGTGGTATAACGAAGCGGGTGATTGCCTAGGGCACAGGCatcaatttttagattttttgataacagttttgttatacaaaaactcaAAGTGGCTGGCTCAGCAAACGGAAGAGCTTCACCACAAAGTTATCAAGGaacgttattttaaaaataaagaaaaattaaaaaaattggtaaCGTAGACTGCAGGCCAGTACAAATTTTTGGAACAACTTCCGGGttaaaataggtaaaataaatgttaattgaATACATCAGTTTAATAACTAATACACATTTCTCTCTTTTATTTCAGATACTTAAAAAACtaatagcgttttttttttctttcagggTAGAATTAAGTTGTAAATAGTTAGTTTAATAGTTTGTAGTAGTTTtggtatttgttattgttagttAGTTATAGTAGTTTGTTATTGTTAGTTAGTTTTTAGTAGTTAACAATACACGTGAGCCAAGCTCTGCAAAAAGCTGGTGAAAAAGATCTAATCTTCAATGATTAGGTTGTGTGAGAATTTGCTGTATGTTGGTAGGCAAATTCTGAAAGtcgtgttttattaaaattatatactattaataaatttatatatttttctttttatttttcattccagattttttataaatttaaattaattaaatgtttatataaacatgtattctttcaatattatttttaataaaattttaaaaaatatattattgctcaaaagtctattttatttcaatactaatttcagttgattttcctatagaaatttgactggcgtagaagcaaatgtgcaacaggacatacatatattatgtcgtttacacatttgtatgtatttttatgtagatatgtacactcattacttcatgtgaaatctccgttgtcgaagaactgacgcgacgacaaagcgtcacaacattgtgttgttggtagaaaatccgagatgtgccatacacactcttacaaacatacatcgcatatgggcaagtgcaaagtcaatgtgtgtacaaaaaattcgaacgtacttacgtaaattctttgacaaatacagtcaatcccggttaagtgccaaaaccaaagattcagattttttttgctttgtagtacataagcgattgtggtacttaagcgagtggtaccaaaaaaaaatatttctatgtatttaaaaaaaaattaccgttttctttaaaaaattaagaaaaaaaaagtgagatgcagcaagacaccggcagataagagggattggaggagtgatacttaaccggggtttactgtatacataaatcagaggaatattgaatattttctttaaaaagtttcttgaattgtaaatcgacaaatttactatgttgtcacttttattctaaaatattttaatactcatatttgaagggttgtcacttttcccttctagagggaatatcagaaatttgttcaatttatgatttttagcttttgccatcgtcgcgaaaagacgcttgtaggcaaacgcatgctcggggagatgtgtaaggcgtttgcttttatgaatgaaacgacttagcttattgcttgtgcgccagcgttcatgaatgaaaatgttgttggtgtgtgatttactacaaatttaggatttgtcaatttggctgccatattgatttctgctgctgatgctatttgagacaattgttgtttttgtacaacaatgtttgtatttttcttattggctgacgtacttacatttgtacgcttaaatgtatgtagatttgtgtatgcattacttattttgcgcggtcatatgcatatttgtacatacatacttacatatagagcagtgcgctcacatgtatttattgataattgataatatattattatattatataatataacatattgatgtacatacataaattattaattctgtaaatattgaaattagaaaattatgaaaacagtaaaatatcattttttgcataatctttcacattttatcaatgtagcatttgtgcaaaataataataatttatcaatttttcatcataaaaatcgtttatgtggcaaaaaataatcatgcatatgtgaagtggcatttgtatttcttgttttctcattcatttcatttcatttttctctttatattggtagatacgtattttgtcagagaacgttgttaacattctcatttctgttaaataacagcaaaactgtacagaaactccttgatctcaaattttcagccaaccaatcgagcatcatacaaaattcaatttgcaccttctcattgttttaagttctctggttcaaccagcgaacaatttgtaggaatttatcaaggatttcaccacacatgcacgagaaacaaataacatttttcgcttttataacagcggtgaatctgtaaacatacgctctcttaacataaccaaacggcgaatattgaagagaatataatgtgtatgccaaactgggaatattgatatgccatttgaaatatattcccttttattgaactattatttattattttttaaattattttatgttaattcatttttactttattatgagaaatatttcaaaatacttttaaattattactaataaagtattttgatatatttcttaaaataattcattaattgtacttgataccattatggagtcataaaagtacagaattgtgttttgccgtcgatatttcacattcatgcttcaatttttcttttcaaatgcatgtgtaaaagtaattatgtacgtaaatatgtacttcttttTCGTGTTGGcacattttacatatgtatttattaaagcaagtgTCAGTTATTGGgccaaaatcaaagaaatacacatttacatatcacATGCATACCAGAgagtaaatatgtaatatgtaaatatgtattgaaagTGTCTAGCTTTCTTTGTTCCGCATAGGTGAAATTGTCAAGTGTCGATAATTGCGCCAAAATCAAATACATTATgtattaatttacatatgttttaagCTTACATAAAATTGAGAAGTGTCAATAATTCCGCCAAAATCCATAAAGTTTGTGATTTTGTGCGGTGCGGttcgattttttatttactcgTCCGTTGTTTAATTGTAATAAGTGCTATTTAAGAAAAATGCCTAAAGTTAGGAAGTGTCGTGTTCGCGGTTGTGAAAGTACCAGCGGTGGGGTACTTCGGTTATTTGGTTTCTCAAATGAAAGGGAGCTGGCTGAAAAGTGGAAggagaatttgaaaatttctcccTCTGACCACTTTCCAACCACCTTCTCATTCATTTGTGAGAAACATTTCGAAAAAGAGGCAATtggccaaaaaaaattaaagaagtttGCGCTACCAACATTGCATCTGGGTAAGTGCAAAtgcttatatttaaatattaattgtgtgtgtgtgtgttttgttgtttatttatggGTGCCCATATAATctagtttgtgtgtgtgtttttttctaTGCTTGTGGGGGTTCATGTAATTTTGTGTGCATGTTTTGTGCTTTGCTTGTGGGTGCCCATTTAATAGTGTTTAGCACACATTAGggatgaaaaaaaattagttatgtattattttatatatttatgtgtgtatatagcaataaaaacatttttttgcaattaattaatCTTTTTTAGATGAGGCCCCTACCCATTTATTTCAACCGGCACCTGTGTCAAAAAGTTGCTGTGTTCGCAACTGTGCCGGTTGGGAGAGCAGGAAGCTGTTCCATTTTCCTCAAACGGAAGTTGCTCGAAATAATTGGGCAAGGGCCTGTAATCTACAGTTGCCAAtctcaaaaaatgtatatatatgtggaaGACACTTTCACAAAGATGACGTTTCATCGAATAAAATTCTAAATGAAGCTCTTCCggttttgcatataaaaacCGAGGATGACGGAGACAGTGTGTCATCGCAGTGGAGTTTGCTACCGGTTGAAAAAACTTATGGGCAGATAGAAAATGCACCACTTAATGATATCTCATTGCAAGAGTTTGAGAGATATTCACGCCTTCATGAGATAGAAATGAAGTGCAAAAACAGTGAAGAGATCACTGTTAGTGGTCATAAGCATTACGCTCGGGTAGCTAAAGGGTACCAAAGGAATGCTTTGAAGCAATCCAGAACAATTCAAGAGCTGAAAAGGAAAATTTTCCGATTGACCAAGAAGTGTCAAGCtctagaaaaaaatgttataatcaCAGGAGATGCAAGCGTACATGCGATAATATTCGCAAAAatgattttaagtaaaaaaaactcTTATACTGAAGAGGAGAAAGTAATGGCTCTAAACATAAATTATATGTCGACTAAAGCCTATAATTTTATGCGTGAGGACTTGGAATTCGCCTTGAATCACAAAAAAACTCTTTTGCGTTGGCGTCCGATCCGGTATGCCTCCCCCGGTATCGACGCGAAAGTCTTGAACAATTTACAGAAAATTGTTCAAGACATGAAAAGTGAAGAACGCATATGCCAATTAGTTTTCGACGAAGTATCAATTAGAAAAGAtctcacatataataaagttcgaGATTTAATTGATGGCTTTGTCGATAATGGAGAAGGTCACCGAGAAAGCGTGATCGGCAATAAGTGCTGCTTTTTTATGCTAAAAGGCTTAGTCGGAAAATGGAAATATGTACTTTCCTATTATGTGGCAAAAGATGGCGTGAAAAGTACGCAATTGATGAAATTGCTCAAGAGCAATATAAATGCCTCGGCGAAAATCGGGCTAAACATCAAGACAATAGTTTGTGATCAAGGTACTCAAAATCTAAAATTGAGACAACTATTGGGCGCAACGCTAGAACAGccgtatttttttcataatgaaaaaaaaatatattttatgttcgaTTATTGCCATTTAATTAAATGCATACGCAATGCGATAGTAAAACATGACATAAAAACACGTGATGGCATAACAACTTTTGAAgttgttagaaaaatatatgccaTCGACCAAGCGAATGTTAATGTGTACCCCGGGACTTTCGATAAAATGTCTGTCTCAAAAGCTACCCAACTGCTCAGTAATTCGGTCGCGGCAGCAATCGGAATGGcgattaaagaaaatatgttggGCTCCGATGAGCATATAATTAAATGCGCCAAAGCAACTCAactgctttttaaaaaaatgaatgacCTTTTTGATGAATTGGATTGTAAAACACTTTACAATCCAAATCCGTTAAGGCGGCCAATACAGAGAAATTGTATTGCTAAAATTAATCGGTTGAAAGATCACATCGATTTTATTAAAGCCATAATAAagccaaataatataatatcatgcTTCGATTCCACTGTATTAACAATCAATGCAATGATTGCTTTGAGCGGCGATATATTGAatgaacatttaaatatatcatttataCTCTTAGGGAAGATGAACCAGGATGccttagaaaactttttttataaaatacggGCAAACTTGGGATGCAATAATCATCCCTCCGCACATAAAATGCAATATATTGTTGCAAGGCTACTATCTATGCACATATTGCGTCGAAAATTCTCACAAACTGGCAGCAATTGTGAAGAAGACGACGATATTAACCTGGAATGGAATATTGGCCAAGAAGACGACCTGGGAGATAATTTAAAACCAGCTGAGCAACTTGCCGTAGAACAAATAGATATTCCAGATGAGCACTTTGCGAATACTGAGAAAACAGCTGAGATACAGGTACATCGGTACTATACCGGATATGCCATATACCAGAAGGTCTTGTGTAGATTGAAGTGCCAAAAATGTGTGAGTGTAATGAAGAAGAGTGATAACTCTCTAGAAGACTCATCGGAAGCCCttataagatttaaaaattataaaagtcccGATGATCTAAGGCTGGTCAATCCCGAGgatagaatatttcaaataagccGCCTTCAAATGAGCTATTACAAAGAGCTCTTCTTGAAGAATTCATGCAGAGtgggtataaaaacatttataataaccCAGATTACTGCAAAAACAGAGGAAGAATACCCAGAGTGGTATAACGAAGCGGGTGATTGCCTAGGGCACAGGCatcaatttttagattttttgataacagttttgttatacaaaaactcaAAGTGGCTGGCTCAGCAAACGGAAGAGCTTCACCACAAAGTTATCAAGGaacgttattttaaaaataaagaaaaattaaaaaaattggtaaCGTAGACTGCAGGCCAGTACAAATTTTTGGAACAACTTCCGGGttaaaataggtaaaataaatgttaattgaATACATCAGTTTAATAACTAATACACATTTCTCTCTTTTATTTCAGATACTTAAAAAACtaatagcgtttttttttttctttcagggTAGAATTAAGTTGTAAATAGTTAGTTTAATAGTTTGTAGTAGTTTtggtatttgttattgttagttAGTTATAGTAGTTTCTTATTGTTAGTTAGTTTTTAGTAGTTAACAATACACGTGAGCCAAGCTCTGCAAAAAGCTGGTGAAAAAGATCTAATCTTCAATGATTAGGTTGTGTGAGAATTTGCTGTATGTTGGTAGGCAAATTCTGAAAGtcgtgttttattaaaattatatactattaataaatttatatatttttctttttatttttcattccagattttttataaatttaaattaattaaatttatgtttatataaacatgtattctttcaatattatttttaataaaattttaaaaaatatattgttgctcaaaagtctattttatttcaatactaatttcagttgattttcctatagaaatttgactggcgtagaagcaaatgtgcaacaggacatacatatattatgtcgtttacacatttgtatgtatttttatgtagatatgtacactcattacttcatgtgaaatctccgttgtcgaagaactgacgcgacgacaaagcgtcacaacattgtgttgttggtagaaaatccgagatgtgccatacacactcttacaaacatacatcgcatatgggcaagtgcaaagtcaatgtgtgtacaaaaaattcgaacgtacttacgtaaattctttgacaaatacagtcaatcccggttaagtgccaaaaccaaagattcagattttttttgctttgtagtacataagcgattgtggtacttaagcgagtggtaccaaaaaaaattatttctatgtatttaaaaaaaaattaccgttttctttaaaaaattaagaaaaaaaaagtgagatgcagcaagacaccggcagataagagggattggaggagtgatacttaaccggggtttactgtatacataaatcagaggaatattgaatattttctttaaaaagtttcttgaattgtaaatcgacaaatttactatgttgtcacttttattctaaaatattttaatactcatatttgaggggttgtcacttttcccttctagagggaatatcagaaatttgttcaatttatgatttttagcttttgccatcgtcgcgaaaagacgcttgtaggcaaacgcatgctcggggagatgtgtaaggcgtttgcttttatgaatgaaacgacttagcttattgcttgtgcgccagcgttcatgaatgaaaatgttgttggtgtgtgatttactacaaatttaggatttgtcaatttggctgccatattgatttctgctgctgatgctatttgagacaattgttgtttttgtacaacaatgtttgtatttttcttattggctgacgtacttacatttgtacgcttaaatgtatgtagatttgtgtatgcattacttattttgcgcggtcatatgcatatttgtaccagagaacttaaaacaatgagaaggtgcaggttcgacagcgaacaatttgtaggaatttatcaaggagttcaccacatatgcacgagaaacaaataacatttctcgcttttataacagcggtgaatctgtaaacatacgctctcttaacataaccaaacggcgaatattgaagagaatacaatatgtatgccaaactgggaatattgatatgccatttgaaatatattcccttttattgaactattatttattattttttaaattattttatgttatatatcaaaatacttttaaattattactaataaagtattttgatatatttcttaaaataattcattaattgtacttgacaccattatggagtcataaaagtacagaattgtgtttgccgttggtatttcacattcatgcttcaatttttcttttcaaatgcatgtgtaaacatatgtaacaggacatacatatattatgtcgtttacacatttgtatgtatttttatgtagatatgtacactcattacttcatgtgaaatctccgttgacacattttttgcttttatgtcaaagagtcaatctgtcgaagaactgacgcgacgacaaagcgtcacaacattgtgttgttggtagaaaatccgagatgtgccatacacactcttacaaacatacatcgcatatgggcaagtgcaaagtcaatgtgtgtacaaaaaattcaaacgtacttacgtaaattctttgacaaatacagtcaatcccggttaagtgccaaaaccaaagatgcagattttttgtgctttgtagtacataagcgattgtggtacttaagcgagtggtaccaaaaaaaattatttctatgtatttaaaaaaaattaccgttttctttaaaaaattaagaaaaaaaagtgagatgcagcaagacaccggcagataagaggaattggaggagtgatacttaaccggggtttactgtatacataaatcagaggaatattgaatattttctctaaaaagtttcttgaattgtaaatcgacaagtttactatgttgtcacttttattctaaaatattttaatactcatatttgaggggttgtcacttttcccttctagagggaatatcagaaatttgttcaatttatgatttttagcttttgccatcgtcgcgaaaagacgcttgtaggcaaacgcatgctcggggagatgtgtaaggcgtttgcttttatgaatgaaaatgttgttggtgtgtgatttactacaaatttaggatttgtcaatttggctgccatattgatttctggtgctgatgctatttgagacaattgttgtttttgtacaacaatgtttgtatttttcttattggctgacgtacttacatttgtacgcttaaatgtatgtagatttgtgtatgcattacttattttgcgcggtcatatgcatatttgtacatacatacttacatatagagcagtgcgctcacatgtatttattgataattgataatatattattatattatataatataacatgttgatgtacatacataaattattaattctgtaaaaatttaaattagaaaattatgaaaatagtaaaatatcattttttgcataatctttcgcattttatcaatgtagcatttgtgcaaaataataataatttatcaatttttcatcataaaaatcgtttatgtggcaaaaaataatcatgcatatgtgaagtggcatttgtatttcttgttttctcattcatttcatttcatttttctctttatattggtagatacgtattttgtcagagaacgttgttaacattctcatttctgttaaataacagcaaaactgtacagaaactccttgatctcaaattttcagccaaccaatcgagcatcatacaaaattcaatttgcaccttctcattgttttaagttctctgtttgtacatacatacttacatatagagcattgcgctcacatgtatttattgataattgataatatattattatattatataatataacatattgatgtacatacataaattattaattctgtaaatattgaaattagaaaattatgaaaacagtaaaatatcattttttgcataatctttcacattttatcaatgtagcatttgtgcaaaataataataatttatcaatttttcatcataaaaatcgtttatgtggcaaaaaataatcatgcatatgtgaagtggcatttgtatttcttgttttctcattcatttcatttcatttttctctttatattggtagatacgtattttgtcagagaacgttgttaacattctcatttctgttaaataacagcaaaactgtacagaaactccttgatctcaaattttcagccaaccaatcgagcatcatacaaaattcaatttgcaccttctcattgttttaagttctctggttcaaccagcgaacaatttgtaggaatttatcaaggatttcaccacacatgcacgagaaacaaataacatttttcgcttttataacagcggtgaatctgtaaacatacgctctcttaacataaccaaacggcgaatattgaagagaatataatgtgtatgccaaactgggaatattgatatgccatttgaaatatattcccttttattgaactattatttattattttttaaattattttatgttaattcatttttactttattatgagaaatatttcaaaatacttttaaattattactaataaagtattttgatatatttcttaaaataattcattaattgtacttgataccattatggagtcataaaagtacagaattgtgttttgccgtcgatatttcacattcatgcttcaatttttcttttcaaatgcatgtgtaaaagtaattatgtacgtaaatatgtacttcttttTCGTGTTGGcacattttacatatgtatttattaaagcaagtgTCAGTTATTGGgccaaaatcaaagaaatacacatttacatatcacATGCATACCAGAgagtaaatatgtaatatgtaaatatgtattgaaagTGTCTAGCTTTCTTTGTTCCGTATTTTGTTcttattaatttacatatgttttaagCTTACATAAAATTGAGAAGTGTCAATAATTCCGCCAAAATCCATAAAGTTTGTGATTTTGTGCGGTGCGGttcgattttttatttactcgTCCGTTGTTTAATTGTAATAAGTGCTATTTAAGAAAAATGCCTAAAGTTAGGAAGTGTCGTGTTCGCGGTTGTGAAAGTACCAGCGGTGGGGTACTTCGGTTATTTGGTTTCCCAAATGAAAGGGAGCTGGCTGAAAAGTGGAAggagaatttgaaaatttgcccATATAATctagtttgtgtgtgtgtttttttctaTGCTTGTGGGGGTTCATGTAATTTTGTGTGCATGTTTTGTGCTTTGCTTGTGGGTGCCCATTTAATAGTGTTTAGCACACATTAGggatgaaaaaaaattagttatgtattattttatatatttatgtgtgtatatagcaataaaaacatttttttgcaattaattaatCTTTTTTAGATGAGGCCCCTACCCATTTATTTCAACCGGCACCTATGTCAAAAAGTTGCTGTGTTCGCAACTGTGCCGGTTGGGAGAGCAGGAAGCTGTTCCATTTTCCTCAAACGGAAGTTGCTCGAAATAATTGGGCAAGGGCCTGTAATCTACAGTTGCCAAtctcaaaaaatgtatatatatgtggaaGACACTTTCACAAAGATGACGTTTCATCGAATAAAATTCTAAATGAAGCTCTTCCggttttgcatataaaaacCGAGGATGACGGAGACAGTGTGTCATCGCAGTGGAGTTTGCTACCGGTTGAAAAAACTTATGGGCAGATAGAAAATGCACCACTT
It contains:
- the LOC106624407 gene encoding DNA transposase THAP9 isoform X2; amino-acid sequence: MKGTHEAPTHLFQPAPVSKSCCVRNCAGWESRKLFHFPQTEVARNNWARACNLQLPISKNVYICGRHFHKDDVSSNKILNEALPVLHIKTEDDGDSVSSQWSLLPVEKTYGQIENAPLNDISLQEFERYSRLHEIEMKCKNSEEITVSGHKHYARVAKGYQRNALKQSRTIQELKRKIFRLTKKCQALEKNVIITGDASVHAIIFAKMILSKKNSYTEEEKVMALNINYMSTKAYNFMREDLEFALNHKKTLLRWRPIRYASPGIDAKVLNNLQKIVQDMKSEERICQLVFDEVSIRKDLTYNKVRDLIDGFVDNGEGHRESVIGNKCCFFMLKGLVGKWKYVLSYYVAKDGVKSTQLMKLLKSNINASAKIGLNIKTIVCDQGTQNLKLRQLLGATLEQPYFFHNEKKIYFMFDYCHLIKCIRNAIVKHDIKTRDGITTFEVVRKIYAIDQANVNVYPGTFDKMSVSKATQLLSNSVAAAIGMAIKENMLGSDEHIIKCAKATQLLFKKMNDLFDELDCKTLYNPNPLRRPIQRNCIAKINRLKDHIDFIKAIIKPNNIISCFDSTVLTINAMIALSGDILNEHLNISFILLGKMNQDALENFFYKIRANLGCNNHPSAHKMQYIVARLLSMHILRRKFSQTGSNCEEDDDINLEWNIGQEDDLGDNLKPAEQLAVEQIDIPDEHFANTEKTAEIQVHRYYTGYAIYQKVLCRLKCQKCVSVMKKSDNSLEDSSEALIRFKNYKSPDDLRLVNPEDRIFQISRLQMSYYKELFLKNSCRVGIKTFIITQITAKTEEEYPEWYNEAGDCLGHRHQFLDFLITVLLYKNSKWLAQQTEELHHKVIKERYFKNKEKLKKLVT
- the LOC106624407 gene encoding DNA transposase THAP9 isoform X1 — its product is MLICTSPISNMKGTHEAPTHLFQPAPVSKSCCVRNCAGWESRKLFHFPQTEVARNNWARACNLQLPISKNVYICGRHFHKDDVSSNKILNEALPVLHIKTEDDGDSVSSQWSLLPVEKTYGQIENAPLNDISLQEFERYSRLHEIEMKCKNSEEITVSGHKHYARVAKGYQRNALKQSRTIQELKRKIFRLTKKCQALEKNVIITGDASVHAIIFAKMILSKKNSYTEEEKVMALNINYMSTKAYNFMREDLEFALNHKKTLLRWRPIRYASPGIDAKVLNNLQKIVQDMKSEERICQLVFDEVSIRKDLTYNKVRDLIDGFVDNGEGHRESVIGNKCCFFMLKGLVGKWKYVLSYYVAKDGVKSTQLMKLLKSNINASAKIGLNIKTIVCDQGTQNLKLRQLLGATLEQPYFFHNEKKIYFMFDYCHLIKCIRNAIVKHDIKTRDGITTFEVVRKIYAIDQANVNVYPGTFDKMSVSKATQLLSNSVAAAIGMAIKENMLGSDEHIIKCAKATQLLFKKMNDLFDELDCKTLYNPNPLRRPIQRNCIAKINRLKDHIDFIKAIIKPNNIISCFDSTVLTINAMIALSGDILNEHLNISFILLGKMNQDALENFFYKIRANLGCNNHPSAHKMQYIVARLLSMHILRRKFSQTGSNCEEDDDINLEWNIGQEDDLGDNLKPAEQLAVEQIDIPDEHFANTEKTAEIQVHRYYTGYAIYQKVLCRLKCQKCVSVMKKSDNSLEDSSEALIRFKNYKSPDDLRLVNPEDRIFQISRLQMSYYKELFLKNSCRVGIKTFIITQITAKTEEEYPEWYNEAGDCLGHRHQFLDFLITVLLYKNSKWLAQQTEELHHKVIKERYFKNKEKLKKLVT